A part of Mucilaginibacter defluvii genomic DNA contains:
- a CDS encoding zinc-dependent alcohol dehydrogenase, producing MKAAVFHKPGDISVDTVDDPRILHPGDVILKVTSTAICGSDLHILSGGVPQTTDLIMGHEFMGIVEEVGSGVTKLKRGDRVVVPFPIACGSCFFCTHGASPHCENSNYEHYGPEGNLTDKKGGALYGYTDLYGGYSGGQAEYVRVPYADISPRVVPDNLTDEQALFLTDIFPTGWSAIDWAQLKGGEVVAIFGSGPVGLMAQKAAWLNGASRVIAIDVVDYRLEKAKAVNNVETLNPNNVDVVEAIRQKTGGRGADVCVDAVGFEPDRSFMDRVKSAVNFEVGSMKVLDMCFEAVRRAGTVSIVGVYGSPYDNFPLFRMFDKGITVKQGQAPVLNYIDHLIELVRDGKVVLDDIISHTLPLTEAAKGYEIFQKKQDDCTKVVLKPGL from the coding sequence GATGTTATCCTTAAAGTTACCTCAACAGCTATTTGCGGCTCGGACCTGCACATACTAAGCGGTGGCGTACCGCAAACAACCGATTTGATAATGGGCCATGAGTTTATGGGCATTGTTGAAGAAGTTGGCTCAGGCGTAACTAAATTAAAAAGGGGCGACCGCGTTGTTGTTCCGTTCCCTATCGCTTGCGGTAGTTGTTTCTTTTGCACACATGGCGCATCTCCGCATTGCGAAAATTCCAACTACGAGCATTACGGACCTGAGGGTAACCTCACCGATAAAAAGGGTGGTGCTCTGTATGGATACACCGACCTGTACGGCGGTTACTCCGGCGGACAAGCGGAATATGTACGCGTGCCTTATGCTGATATAAGTCCGCGGGTCGTACCGGATAATTTAACCGATGAACAGGCGCTTTTCTTAACAGATATATTCCCAACCGGATGGTCGGCTATTGATTGGGCGCAGCTTAAAGGTGGCGAAGTGGTTGCCATTTTTGGTTCAGGCCCCGTAGGCTTAATGGCGCAAAAAGCCGCCTGGCTGAACGGAGCAAGCCGGGTAATTGCCATTGACGTGGTTGATTATCGCCTGGAAAAAGCTAAAGCGGTAAACAATGTTGAAACGCTGAACCCAAATAATGTCGACGTAGTGGAAGCCATTCGCCAAAAAACAGGCGGACGCGGTGCTGACGTTTGTGTTGACGCCGTTGGCTTTGAACCCGACCGCAGTTTTATGGACAGGGTAAAATCTGCCGTAAACTTCGAAGTAGGCAGCATGAAGGTACTCGATATGTGCTTTGAGGCTGTACGCCGTGCCGGCACAGTAAGTATTGTTGGTGTTTACGGGTCGCCTTATGATAACTTCCCGCTCTTCCGCATGTTTGATAAGGGCATAACTGTAAAGCAGGGCCAGGCTCCGGTTTTAAATTATATCGATCATCTGATTGAACTGGTGCGCGATGGCAAAGTGGTGCTTGACGACATCATCAGCCACACCCTACCATTGACCGAAGCAGCAAAAGGCTACGAAATATTCCAGAAAAAACAGGACGACTGTACCAAAGTAGTGCTAAAACCCGGCCTGTAA